A single window of Paenibacillus sp. SYP-B4298 DNA harbors:
- a CDS encoding FecCD family ABC transporter permease, producing the protein MRVVYALRRKSWIMPVGVLVLIVAVFLVSLHLGAVRLSVKEVWQAFSGNGSPKTDMVLYELRLPRMLLSLMIGACLSVAGTIMQAVTRNDIADPGILGITSGAGLGVVVLILLTSEDTKALDTVRQWGTDSVGASSVAAFVGGAIAALLIYALAWKRGIAPTRLLIVGVAVNAVLGAAIIVIQLLMDKGDFMRAAIWLSGSIWSANWSAVLALLPWIVLLLAVIYFKARILNVLRLGDELAQSAGLSVEKERRHLLLMAAALTGAAVAAGGGIAFVGLLAPHIARKLVGPKHELLLPVSALIGALLLQLSDIVGKHALAPSEIPVGLVVAILGAPYFIFLLLRK; encoded by the coding sequence ATGCGTGTCGTGTATGCCTTGCGCAGAAAATCATGGATCATGCCTGTAGGCGTGCTTGTGCTCATTGTTGCCGTTTTCCTGGTTAGTCTCCACCTGGGGGCGGTTCGGCTATCGGTGAAGGAAGTATGGCAGGCCTTTAGCGGCAACGGCAGTCCCAAGACCGACATGGTGTTATACGAGCTAAGGCTTCCCCGCATGCTGCTCTCTTTGATGATCGGAGCATGTCTTAGCGTTGCTGGCACGATTATGCAGGCCGTCACCCGCAACGATATCGCGGATCCTGGAATTCTGGGCATTACGTCCGGCGCTGGTTTGGGCGTGGTTGTGCTCATCCTTCTTACGAGTGAGGATACAAAAGCCTTGGACACTGTACGTCAGTGGGGCACCGACTCTGTTGGCGCTTCATCGGTGGCAGCATTCGTCGGCGGGGCGATTGCAGCCCTCCTGATCTATGCTCTTGCTTGGAAGCGAGGAATTGCGCCAACGAGGCTGTTAATCGTCGGTGTTGCGGTTAACGCCGTACTCGGCGCCGCCATTATCGTCATTCAACTGCTGATGGATAAAGGCGATTTCATGAGGGCGGCCATATGGCTTTCAGGCAGTATTTGGTCGGCCAATTGGAGCGCCGTGCTGGCTTTGCTTCCCTGGATCGTGCTGCTGCTGGCGGTCATCTACTTTAAGGCCCGCATTTTAAATGTGCTTAGACTTGGAGATGAGCTTGCACAATCCGCGGGCCTGTCCGTCGAGAAGGAGAGAAGGCATCTGCTGCTAATGGCGGCAGCTTTAACAGGAGCGGCTGTAGCGGCAGGAGGCGGCATTGCTTTCGTGGGCTTGTTAGCTCCTCATATTGCGAGAAAGCTGGTTGGTCCAAAACATGAGCTGCTGCTGCCGGTATCCGCTTTAATCGGCGCTCTGCTTCTTCAATTATCCGATATAGTGGGCAAACACGCCCTTGCGCCATCCGAAATCCCCGTCGGACTGGTTGTCGCCATATTGGGGGCGCCTTACTTTATTTTTCTGCTGCTGCGCAAATAA